In Alphaproteobacteria bacterium, one genomic interval encodes:
- a CDS encoding helix-turn-helix domain-containing protein, with the protein MTQFRPVRSLVRGLDILQALNRRNGATVTEVAEETDLSRGTVYRMLETLREAGYVFRDSADARYRLTIMVRGLSDGFSDESWVSEIAKPRIEALCKKVVWPIAIATIHGTTMLVRETTDKNSPLALRRISGGFRFPILASSAGQAYLAFCPEEQRETMLDVLSRSDTHPSDMMARNPRLMRKILGEVQEKGYATTTRPHLNDSAVAVPVLPHGRVVAAISLRYIDSAMSVSTAVDKYLGELKATAQDIAQAFEEKSQTAA; encoded by the coding sequence ATGACACAGTTTCGACCAGTTCGATCGCTCGTCAGGGGGCTGGATATCCTCCAGGCGCTCAACCGCCGAAACGGCGCCACGGTGACCGAGGTCGCGGAGGAAACCGACCTGTCGCGGGGCACGGTTTACCGCATGCTCGAAACTCTGCGGGAGGCTGGATACGTTTTTCGCGATTCGGCCGACGCGCGCTACCGGCTGACGATCATGGTCCGCGGGCTGAGCGACGGCTTCAGCGACGAATCGTGGGTTTCGGAGATCGCCAAGCCCAGGATCGAAGCGCTCTGCAAGAAAGTCGTGTGGCCGATTGCGATCGCCACGATTCATGGCACCACCATGCTGGTGCGCGAAACGACCGACAAGAACTCGCCGCTGGCGCTGCGCCGGATCAGCGGCGGTTTCCGTTTTCCCATCCTGGCCAGTTCGGCCGGCCAAGCCTACCTCGCGTTTTGTCCCGAGGAGCAGCGGGAAACGATGCTCGATGTGCTCTCCCGTTCGGATACCCACCCGTCGGATATGATGGCCCGTAACCCCCGCCTGATGCGGAAGATCCTCGGAGAGGTCCAAGAGAAGGGGTATGCCACGACAACCCGACCTCACCTCAACGATAGCGCGGTGGCGGTCCCGGTCCTGCCGCATGGCCGTGTCGTGGCCGCGATCAGTCTGCGTTATATCGATTCGGCAATGTCGGTATCGACCGCTGTCGACAAGTATCTCGGCGAACTCAAGGCGACGGCGCAGGACATCGCCCAGGCCTTCGAAGAGAAAAGCCAGACTGCGGCCTAA
- a CDS encoding flavin reductase family protein: MSVNADDTKNSKPAVPARELPGEGDPTGRRFRNMLGQFATGVAVITTCAEDGTLVGVTCNSYTSVSLEPPLILWSIANASASGPAFTKGRAFAVNILAAAQEDLALRFAKSGEEKFVGTTWEPGLDGAPLLEGCVAYMECRVEERYPGGDHAIILGAVERYVNLEREPLLFHSGEFRRLTRP, from the coding sequence ATGTCAGTGAACGCAGACGACACAAAGAATTCGAAGCCTGCGGTCCCTGCACGCGAGCTCCCAGGCGAAGGCGACCCGACCGGTCGCCGGTTCCGCAATATGCTGGGCCAGTTCGCCACGGGGGTCGCCGTGATCACGACCTGTGCGGAGGACGGCACCCTAGTGGGGGTTACCTGCAACTCCTACACATCGGTTTCGCTCGAACCGCCGCTAATCCTTTGGAGCATCGCCAACGCCTCGGCGAGCGGGCCCGCGTTTACCAAAGGCCGCGCCTTTGCCGTGAACATCCTTGCCGCAGCCCAAGAGGACCTGGCGCTACGCTTCGCCAAAAGCGGCGAGGAGAAGTTTGTAGGTACGACCTGGGAACCGGGACTCGATGGTGCCCCGCTTCTTGAGGGGTGCGTCGCCTACATGGAATGCCGGGTCGAGGAACGTTATCCCGGTGGGGATCACGCCATCATTCTCGGCGCCGTTGAGCGTTATGTGAACCTCGAACGCGAACCGTTGCTATTTCATTCCGGGGAATTTCGCCGCCTCACCCGCCCGTGA
- a CDS encoding OmpA family protein: protein MRGIRVALAGALLLTTATTASAEQGEVYVAGAAGLSALRDVTADSNTFLARIDTDTEGSIAAAVGRYFSDWLRGELEFAYSRHDVDTVSGVAGNGDVTGLSFGGNMIADFHLPAMKLTPYVGLGAGMIRVNLDTVSPVGASVLDDSSTAPYIQAIAGASYAINEQLSAFGDLRFRGSQRLDLTTRAGAAVSPNYEDRRVMVGLRWKFPAPKMAQVAAAPPPPPPPPPPPAPKAEAAPPAPAPAVAPKEQLAEIPREYLVFFDWDRADITAEADQIIRAAADNAKKVGSARIATTGHADRSGPDAYNLGLSLRRAEAVRAALVRQGIAASEVEIFARGESEPLVPTPDGVREPRNRRVQIILN, encoded by the coding sequence ATGCGCGGAATTCGTGTTGCCCTCGCCGGGGCATTGCTGTTGACCACAGCGACAACTGCAAGTGCCGAACAGGGCGAGGTCTATGTCGCGGGCGCCGCCGGTCTTTCCGCGTTGCGGGACGTCACCGCCGATTCCAATACGTTTCTGGCCCGAATCGACACCGATACCGAGGGCAGCATCGCCGCTGCCGTCGGCAGATACTTCAGCGATTGGTTGCGGGGTGAGCTTGAGTTCGCCTACAGCCGGCACGATGTCGATACCGTGTCGGGGGTGGCGGGCAATGGGGACGTGACCGGGCTGTCGTTCGGCGGCAACATGATTGCCGATTTCCATCTCCCGGCGATGAAGCTGACCCCCTATGTCGGGCTCGGCGCCGGCATGATCCGGGTCAATTTGGATACGGTTTCCCCGGTCGGCGCGTCGGTTTTGGACGACAGCAGCACCGCCCCCTACATCCAAGCCATTGCGGGCGCTTCCTACGCGATTAACGAACAGCTTTCGGCCTTCGGCGATCTGCGTTTCCGCGGCAGCCAGCGCCTCGATCTTACGACCCGGGCCGGCGCCGCCGTTTCACCCAATTACGAGGACCGTCGGGTGATGGTCGGACTGCGTTGGAAGTTTCCGGCGCCAAAGATGGCCCAGGTAGCGGCAGCGCCACCGCCGCCACCCCCTCCGCCGCCGCCACCTGCGCCTAAAGCGGAAGCGGCGCCACCGGCGCCCGCACCCGCCGTCGCTCCGAAAGAGCAGCTTGCAGAAATACCGCGTGAGTATCTCGTTTTCTTCGATTGGGACCGTGCGGACATCACCGCCGAGGCCGATCAAATCATCCGCGCTGCGGCGGACAACGCCAAGAAGGTTGGCTCGGCCCGGATTGCAACCACAGGGCATGCCGATCGATCGGGGCCGGATGCCTACAACCTCGGCCTCTCTCTACGGCGGGCTGAAGCGGTTCGTGCGGCGCTTGTGCGACAGGGCATCGCGGCGAGTGAGGTTGAGATCTTCGCGCGCGGTGAAAGCGAACCGCTTGTGCCCACGCCCGACGGCGTGCGTGAGCCACGCAATCGCCGCGTTCAGATTATTCTGAATTAA
- a CDS encoding tetratricopeptide repeat protein: protein MKALSAFAAALALAVIFGVSGAAAMDSSGAKQSAHPNWAGAVEAIDLKDYQKALTLLADVRQAEPQNADAENLTGLSYRMLKNYDMAFTHYQRALQIDPKHKGAHEYLGISYLETDQLEKADALLASLKTLCAFCAERRSLDAAVKAYKRANKTS, encoded by the coding sequence ATGAAAGCTCTTTCAGCATTCGCCGCAGCCCTGGCCCTTGCAGTCATATTCGGTGTGTCCGGCGCGGCAGCCATGGACAGCAGTGGGGCCAAGCAAAGCGCTCACCCGAACTGGGCCGGCGCGGTCGAAGCCATCGACCTGAAGGATTATCAGAAAGCGCTCACGCTCCTCGCCGACGTTCGGCAGGCCGAGCCGCAAAATGCCGACGCGGAGAACCTGACCGGTCTCTCCTACCGAATGCTCAAGAACTACGACATGGCGTTTACCCATTATCAGCGGGCTCTCCAGATCGATCCCAAGCATAAGGGCGCGCACGAGTATCTCGGGATCTCCTACCTGGAGACGGATCAGCTTGAGAAAGCCGATGCGCTGCTGGCGTCGCTGAAGACGCTTTGTGCCTTTTGCGCCGAGCGCCGATCCCTCGACGCGGCGGTCAAAGCCTACAAGCGGGCTAACAAAACGAGCTAA
- a CDS encoding CoA transferase, with amino-acid sequence MTETAQTHKPLEGLRVIDCATFIAGPFCATQLAEFGAEVIKVELPGSGDPVRKFGSKTECGETLVWLSEGRNKKSVTLDLRKPEGAELLKQLVEKSDVLIENFQPGTLEKWGLGWDVLKARNPRLVMVRISAYGQTGPNSPKPGFGRIANAFGGISFLAGYPDRPPVTPGSATLPDYLAGIYGALGAMFALRALEQTGEGQVVDIGLYEPIFRILDELAPAFDQFGFVRQRMGPGTVNVVPHSHYPTKDNRWVAIACTNDKIFARLATVMDRPDVTGEGIYGTLAKREAARAEVDQFVTDWTLQHDRNEVIDLCGKGEVPCGPVYAIDEIFEDPHYAARGNIREIEDPRIGRVRVPNVVPRLTATPGGIDHLGPSLGQDTEDVFQQLLGLKETEISELRERGVI; translated from the coding sequence ATGACTGAGACGGCACAAACACACAAACCGCTAGAGGGCCTGCGGGTCATCGACTGCGCGACGTTCATTGCAGGACCTTTTTGCGCCACCCAGCTCGCGGAATTCGGTGCCGAAGTCATTAAGGTTGAACTTCCCGGCAGCGGCGACCCGGTGCGAAAGTTCGGGTCGAAGACCGAGTGCGGCGAGACGCTGGTGTGGCTCAGCGAAGGCCGCAACAAGAAATCCGTCACGCTCGATCTGCGCAAACCCGAGGGCGCGGAACTCCTCAAGCAGCTCGTCGAGAAGTCGGACGTTCTGATTGAGAATTTCCAGCCTGGGACCCTAGAGAAGTGGGGCCTCGGTTGGGATGTTCTCAAGGCCCGCAATCCGCGTTTGGTGATGGTGCGGATCTCCGCCTATGGGCAAACCGGACCGAACAGTCCAAAGCCCGGTTTCGGCAGAATCGCGAACGCCTTTGGCGGGATTTCCTTTTTGGCCGGGTATCCGGATCGTCCCCCCGTAACACCAGGTTCGGCCACCTTGCCGGACTATTTGGCAGGAATTTACGGCGCCCTGGGGGCGATGTTCGCGCTTCGGGCGCTGGAACAAACCGGTGAGGGTCAGGTCGTCGACATTGGACTTTACGAGCCAATCTTTCGCATCCTCGACGAACTTGCCCCCGCGTTCGATCAATTCGGTTTTGTGCGCCAACGCATGGGGCCGGGAACGGTCAATGTCGTCCCGCACAGCCATTACCCGACCAAGGACAACCGCTGGGTCGCCATTGCTTGCACCAACGACAAGATTTTTGCCAGGCTCGCGACGGTAATGGACCGACCGGACGTAACGGGCGAGGGGATTTACGGAACGTTGGCTAAACGCGAGGCTGCGCGCGCCGAGGTCGATCAGTTCGTCACCGATTGGACGCTCCAGCACGATCGCAACGAGGTGATCGACCTGTGCGGTAAGGGCGAGGTACCCTGCGGTCCGGTCTACGCGATCGACGAAATCTTCGAAGATCCCCATTACGCGGCCCGCGGGAACATCCGCGAAATCGAGGATCCGAGGATTGGGCGGGTCCGCGTGCCCAATGTCGTTCCCCGGTTGACCGCGACGCCGGGCGGGATCGATCATTTGGGCCCCTCGTTGGGACAGGACACCGAAGATGTCTTTCAGCAACTTCTCGGGCTGAAAGAGACGGAAATCTCAGAATTGCGTGAACGGGGCGTGATCTAG
- a CDS encoding dienelactone hydrolase family protein, whose translation MRNFLQKVLICGVLCAVAVSASSAQAEIPTIWPQPDALAPGQAVSFETASPFGLRQVGTADTPGTTAKATLFLPDDLSVPVPAVILLHGAGGVLAAREMTYGRQYAAMGVAALVVDVFGARGGRGRGFARRLIDVTEAMMLADAFAGLRYLANRGDIDGNRIALVGFSYGGMATTYAAHAQVSERYAPEGNRFAAHVAFYAPCIARFADARATGAPILFVDGGRDAIVDPTRCAEVDADLEAGGARVQRVTYPDAHHQWDGAFPGSRMIGRNLAPCRFRVERSGGVQDLRTGLMMSNRWLRITALALCVGREGYLIGRDDEVRAQSNRDVARFLTPVLFPKDGDQTAER comes from the coding sequence TTGCGAAATTTTCTCCAGAAGGTGTTGATCTGCGGTGTGCTCTGCGCCGTCGCCGTGTCGGCCTCGTCCGCCCAGGCGGAAATACCGACGATCTGGCCGCAACCCGATGCGCTTGCTCCCGGTCAAGCCGTTTCGTTCGAGACCGCGAGTCCGTTCGGTTTGCGCCAAGTTGGTACCGCGGACACGCCGGGGACGACCGCAAAAGCCACGTTGTTTCTTCCCGACGACCTCAGCGTGCCGGTACCGGCCGTTATTCTTCTCCACGGTGCCGGCGGGGTCCTTGCAGCGCGCGAGATGACCTATGGCCGGCAATATGCGGCGATGGGCGTGGCGGCATTGGTGGTCGATGTGTTTGGCGCGCGCGGGGGCCGGGGAAGGGGCTTCGCCCGCCGCCTGATCGATGTCACCGAGGCCATGATGCTCGCCGATGCGTTCGCGGGCCTGAGGTATTTGGCCAACCGTGGCGATATCGACGGCAATAGAATTGCGCTCGTCGGATTCTCCTACGGCGGCATGGCGACGACCTATGCCGCCCACGCCCAGGTGAGCGAGCGCTACGCCCCCGAGGGCAACCGGTTTGCCGCGCATGTGGCGTTCTACGCCCCGTGTATTGCGCGCTTCGCCGATGCGCGGGCGACCGGAGCACCTATTCTGTTTGTGGATGGAGGTCGGGACGCGATCGTCGATCCAACTCGGTGTGCCGAAGTCGATGCCGATCTGGAGGCCGGCGGGGCGAGGGTCCAGCGCGTGACGTACCCGGACGCTCATCACCAATGGGATGGCGCGTTTCCCGGCTCGCGCATGATCGGTCGCAACCTCGCCCCGTGCCGGTTCCGCGTTGAACGCAGCGGCGGAGTCCAAGACCTCCGCACCGGACTGATGATGTCCAACCGATGGTTACGCATTACGGCTCTGGCGCTTTGCGTTGGGCGCGAAGGGTATCTCATTGGACGCGACGATGAGGTCCGGGCCCAATCGAACCGGGACGTCGCCCGGTTCTTGACCCCCGTTCTCTTTCCAAAGGACGGCGACCAGACCGCCGAGAGGTAA
- a CDS encoding FAD-binding oxidoreductase, with the protein MDEYDYLVIGGGIAGCSVAYFLSEHARVAVLERESQPGYHTTGRSAASYTTVYGNVPIRALTLASRRFYDHPPRGFTAAPLLTPLGALFFADQDGLPALEALLDSVNDPARLVRLSGNEARAIVPVLGNQVVAAAHEHVARGIDVHTLHQGFIRGLRENDGHLQTSAEVRGLTRANGYWEVETGDKTYKAPVVINAAGAWGDVVAGLAGIEPLGLQPKRRTALTFRPDADLNFAHWPFAVEIGESFYFKPESGLLLLSPADETPAPPGDAQPEEIDIAVAIDRLQSATTLRVDRVAHKWAGLRTFAADRTPVAGFDRQEQGFFWLVGQGGYGIQTAPGLGQVAAALAMEKDIPSAMADQGVRAADLAPARLRQR; encoded by the coding sequence ATGGATGAATACGACTATCTTGTGATCGGCGGCGGAATCGCCGGATGCTCGGTCGCCTACTTTTTATCTGAACACGCGCGTGTCGCCGTCCTTGAGCGCGAATCTCAACCGGGCTACCACACGACCGGTCGCTCCGCCGCGTCCTACACGACCGTCTACGGCAATGTGCCTATTCGCGCGCTAACCCTCGCAAGCAGACGTTTCTACGATCATCCGCCGCGCGGGTTCACCGCCGCACCCCTTCTCACCCCGCTCGGCGCGCTTTTCTTCGCCGATCAAGATGGATTACCGGCGCTAGAGGCGTTGCTCGACAGCGTCAACGACCCCGCTCGCTTGGTCCGCCTCAGCGGCAATGAAGCTCGCGCGATCGTTCCTGTACTAGGCAATCAAGTAGTCGCCGCGGCCCATGAACATGTTGCCAGGGGGATCGACGTTCACACGCTTCACCAGGGGTTCATCCGGGGTCTTCGCGAAAACGACGGACACCTTCAAACCAGCGCCGAGGTCCGTGGCCTCACCCGCGCGAACGGCTACTGGGAAGTCGAAACGGGCGACAAAACCTACAAAGCGCCGGTCGTGATCAATGCCGCCGGCGCATGGGGCGATGTCGTCGCTGGCCTCGCTGGGATCGAGCCGCTCGGCCTACAACCGAAGCGCCGCACCGCGCTAACCTTTCGTCCAGATGCCGATCTGAATTTTGCCCATTGGCCGTTCGCGGTTGAGATCGGCGAATCTTTCTACTTCAAACCCGAGTCCGGTCTATTGCTGCTGTCCCCAGCCGACGAAACGCCAGCGCCACCCGGCGATGCCCAACCCGAAGAAATCGACATCGCGGTCGCGATCGACCGGCTTCAGTCGGCAACCACGTTGCGCGTCGATCGCGTTGCCCATAAGTGGGCCGGCCTCAGAACCTTTGCCGCCGACCGGACGCCCGTCGCCGGTTTCGATCGGCAAGAACAGGGGTTCTTTTGGCTGGTCGGGCAAGGCGGCTACGGCATTCAAACGGCGCCCGGCCTCGGCCAAGTTGCGGCAGCACTTGCAATGGAAAAGGACATCCCGTCCGCGATGGCCGATCAGGGCGTACGTGCCGCCGATCTAGCCCCGGCGCGCCTGCGTCAACGCTAG
- a CDS encoding 3-(methylthio)propionyl-CoA ligase yields the protein MLHGDMMNRPLLVSSLIEFAATYHGEREIVSRTAEGAIHRYTYAAAARRSKQLANALKKLNVQEGERVGTLAWNTYRHFEIYFAVSGMGGVCHTINPRLFPDQIVYIANHAKDGILFVDLPFVALAEQLAPQMPNVRAFVVMCDRAHMPATSLPNALCYEDLIAPESDVFEWPIFDENAAAALCYTSGTTGDPKGVLYSHRSTMLHSFASCMGDVLGVRARDSILLVVPMFHVNAWGIPYCAAMTGAKLVFPGAALDGASVYALMDAEAVTLSAGVPTVWLLLLQYLRETGKKLPHLERVVCGGSAAPRAMIQEFEDVHDVRLLHAWGMTEMNPVGVVNTPKPAFENLEGEAKFDLKVKQGRAIFGVDLKIVDDSGRELPRDGKAFGALKVRGPWIAQRYFEREGDPAFDADGWFSTGDVCTIDPDGYIQIVDRTKDVIKSGGEWISSIELENIAVGHPAVAEACVIGVSHPKWDERPLLVVVPAKGASPSKEDIMAVFDGKVAKWWLPDDVVFVDELPHTATGKLLKTELRRRFADYTLPTV from the coding sequence ATGCTGCACGGCGACATGATGAACCGGCCCTTGCTGGTGTCATCGCTCATCGAATTCGCCGCGACCTATCACGGCGAACGGGAAATTGTGTCGCGCACCGCCGAAGGTGCAATCCATCGCTATACCTATGCCGCGGCGGCGCGGCGCTCGAAGCAACTCGCGAACGCTTTGAAGAAGCTGAATGTGCAGGAGGGCGAGCGCGTCGGTACCCTCGCGTGGAATACCTATCGGCATTTCGAAATCTACTTCGCCGTCTCTGGGATGGGCGGCGTCTGTCACACAATCAACCCACGCCTGTTTCCCGATCAGATAGTCTACATTGCCAACCACGCGAAGGACGGCATCCTTTTCGTCGACCTGCCGTTCGTCGCTCTGGCCGAGCAACTAGCGCCACAAATGCCAAACGTGCGGGCGTTCGTCGTGATGTGCGACCGTGCGCACATGCCCGCAACCTCGTTGCCGAATGCACTGTGCTACGAGGATCTGATCGCGCCGGAGTCTGATGTCTTCGAGTGGCCGATCTTCGACGAGAATGCTGCGGCCGCGCTTTGCTATACGTCAGGCACGACGGGCGATCCGAAAGGCGTGCTGTATAGCCACCGGTCGACGATGTTGCACTCGTTCGCGAGTTGTATGGGCGACGTGCTGGGGGTCCGCGCCCGCGATTCGATTCTCCTGGTCGTGCCGATGTTTCATGTCAATGCCTGGGGCATCCCCTATTGCGCGGCGATGACCGGTGCAAAGCTGGTATTCCCAGGGGCGGCGCTCGACGGTGCAAGCGTCTACGCGTTGATGGACGCCGAAGCTGTCACGCTCAGTGCTGGGGTTCCGACGGTATGGCTTCTGCTGCTCCAATACCTGCGCGAGACCGGTAAAAAATTGCCGCACCTGGAGCGGGTGGTCTGCGGCGGATCGGCCGCCCCCCGCGCGATGATTCAAGAGTTCGAGGATGTCCACGACGTTCGCTTGCTCCATGCCTGGGGGATGACCGAAATGAATCCCGTCGGTGTCGTCAACACCCCCAAACCCGCGTTTGAGAACCTGGAGGGCGAGGCGAAATTCGACTTGAAGGTCAAGCAGGGGCGCGCGATCTTCGGTGTCGATTTGAAGATCGTCGACGATTCCGGGCGGGAACTTCCCCGTGACGGCAAAGCCTTCGGCGCGTTAAAGGTTCGCGGTCCTTGGATTGCGCAACGCTACTTCGAACGGGAGGGCGATCCTGCGTTCGACGCGGATGGGTGGTTCTCGACCGGCGACGTCTGCACCATCGATCCCGACGGCTATATCCAAATCGTCGATCGCACCAAAGACGTCATCAAGTCGGGCGGCGAATGGATCAGTTCCATAGAGCTTGAAAACATCGCCGTAGGGCATCCCGCCGTCGCCGAAGCCTGCGTTATCGGCGTGTCGCACCCGAAATGGGACGAGCGCCCGTTGTTGGTCGTCGTCCCGGCGAAGGGAGCGTCGCCGAGCAAAGAAGACATCATGGCGGTCTTCGACGGCAAGGTCGCCAAGTGGTGGCTGCCGGACGATGTCGTGTTCGTCGACGAACTGCCCCACACCGCAACGGGCAAGTTGCTCAAGACCGAGCTGCGCCGGCGTTTTGCCGACTACACACTCCCAACCGTCTAG
- a CDS encoding glutathione peroxidase, protein MRKTLLMPLVVACLFWAASPSALAGPAHDFSFRAIDGGDLPLSAYRGKAVLVVNTASFCGYTGQYADLQAVWSKYRDRGLVVVGVPSNDFGRQEPGTAEEIQKFCQVNFSVDFPMADKEVVKGESAHPFYVWARETLGVGAAPKWNFHKYLVDPDGNLVAWFPTSVRPNAARVTDVLDTMLAPKS, encoded by the coding sequence ATGCGTAAAACACTCCTCATGCCCCTGGTCGTGGCCTGCCTGTTCTGGGCCGCCTCTCCGAGCGCCTTGGCCGGGCCCGCCCACGACTTCTCGTTCCGCGCCATCGACGGCGGCGACCTGCCGTTGTCCGCCTATCGCGGGAAAGCCGTTTTGGTCGTCAACACCGCATCGTTCTGTGGGTACACCGGTCAGTACGCCGACCTCCAAGCGGTGTGGTCGAAATACCGCGACCGGGGATTGGTTGTTGTCGGTGTGCCTTCCAACGACTTCGGTCGCCAGGAACCGGGCACCGCCGAGGAAATTCAGAAGTTCTGCCAAGTCAATTTCTCGGTCGACTTCCCAATGGCGGACAAGGAAGTCGTCAAGGGGGAGAGCGCCCACCCCTTCTACGTTTGGGCGCGCGAAACGCTTGGCGTCGGCGCGGCGCCAAAGTGGAATTTCCACAAGTACCTCGTCGATCCGGACGGCAACCTCGTCGCCTGGTTTCCAACCTCGGTTCGCCCCAACGCCGCCCGGGTGACGGATGTCCTCGACACGATGCTCGCGCCCAAATCCTGA
- a CDS encoding Lrp/AsnC ligand binding domain-containing protein, with the protein MQVIFVQVKCDPGKAYDVASKIMDDVEEVGELYSTSGKYDLLVKFHLEEGTDIGHFVTERVQKVAGIKDTFTTMTFKAF; encoded by the coding sequence ATGCAGGTCATCTTCGTTCAAGTCAAATGCGATCCGGGCAAGGCTTACGATGTCGCATCGAAGATCATGGACGACGTCGAGGAAGTCGGTGAGCTCTACTCCACCTCGGGGAAATACGACCTTCTGGTCAAATTTCACTTGGAGGAAGGCACCGACATCGGCCACTTCGTCACCGAACGCGTTCAGAAAGTGGCCGGAATCAAGGACACCTTCACGACGATGACGTTCAAGGCGTTTTAG
- a CDS encoding cysteine hydrolase, which yields MSSGIPDDLRRVLSGRRDDLAVFDSIDVSKTALLAIDMQRAWTDPAGPWYFPQARTVIDPINRMAAAVRHQGLVVWVQHVTGPPGTPEYWATYLDNFVSDAQREGALAAIQMGSQFRNLEPDLDVHEADLRIEKRRYSAMIRTSSNLEWVLRERGIDTVIVTGVQTNMCVESTARDAMMLDFKVFMPHDAAAARTEDDHLAGLRTVAQVFADIRPVEELLALMAAQGGPKTP from the coding sequence ATGAGTTCGGGAATTCCGGACGATCTCCGGCGGGTTCTGTCAGGGCGTCGCGACGATCTTGCGGTCTTCGATTCCATCGATGTGTCAAAGACCGCGTTGCTTGCCATCGATATGCAGCGGGCGTGGACCGATCCGGCAGGGCCGTGGTACTTCCCCCAGGCCCGCACGGTTATCGACCCGATCAACCGCATGGCCGCGGCGGTGCGGCACCAAGGCTTGGTCGTCTGGGTTCAGCATGTGACCGGTCCGCCGGGAACGCCCGAATACTGGGCAACCTACCTCGATAACTTCGTTTCCGATGCGCAGCGCGAGGGAGCGCTTGCGGCGATCCAAATGGGCAGTCAGTTTCGCAATTTGGAGCCCGACCTCGATGTGCACGAGGCCGACCTACGGATCGAGAAAAGGCGCTACAGCGCGATGATCCGGACGTCGTCCAACCTGGAATGGGTCTTGCGCGAACGCGGCATCGACACCGTGATTGTAACGGGCGTACAAACGAACATGTGCGTCGAGTCCACGGCGCGCGATGCGATGATGTTGGATTTCAAGGTCTTCATGCCGCACGATGCGGCGGCGGCGCGCACTGAAGACGATCACCTTGCCGGCTTGCGCACCGTCGCCCAGGTCTTTGCCGATATCCGTCCCGTCGAGGAACTTCTCGCGCTGATGGCGGCCCAGGGGGGCCCTAAAACGCCTTGA